In Ornithinibacter aureus, the genomic stretch GTGGGCGACGGTGTCGGGGTGGGGGTCGCGCCGCTCGGGGTGCCGCTCGGGGTCGGGCTCGGCGTGGGGCTCGGTGGGGTCCACGTCGACGGCACCGTGCGGCACTCCTCGCCGTTCAGGCGCGCCCACCGGCAGGCGGTGGCCTGCAGGCGCAGCTCCTCGACCCGGGCGTCGGCGGCGGCGCGGTCATCGACGTCGATGCCCTGCTCGAGGCTGCTCTGGTACGAGGGAGGGAGGTCGTCGACGGCGATGGTCGTCGTGTACAGCGGGCGCGACAGCGAGATCGGCCCCAGCGTCTGGTTCACCCCTTGGTAGACCGTGACGACGCCGTCGCTCCCGCTGAGGTGGTACTGCTGCTGGGACCAGGCGTACGCGGCATACGAGCCGCCCGCGAGCACGACCGCCGAGACGACCACCAGGGCCAGCAGCCGCAGGACGGTGCCCCCGCGCGAGCGTGGACCCTCCTCGGCGAGGGTGACCCCGTCACCTCCGGCGTCGGCCTCGGCGCCGCTGCCGGATGCCGCTCGCGTCGCCTCCTGGGTCAGCGCCGCCGCCTTCGCGGCGGGTGTCGTCGGCATCGGCCGGGTGCCCTTCTCGCGCACCGCTGCCGCGCCGACGACCTGCGGCTGGGTCGGGGGCGCCGAGTCGGTGGTGCCGTCGACGATGTCGCTGACGATCACCGTGACGTTGTCCGGGGCGCCGGCGCGCAGGGCGAGGGCCACGAGCCGGTCGGCGCAGTCAGCCGGGCTCCCGGGCGCCGTCAGCACCTCGTGGATGGTGTCGCGGGCGACGTAGTCGGTGAGGCCGTCGGAGGCCAGCAGGTAGCGGTCGCCGATGCGGCCCTGACGCACGACGAGGTCGGGCTCGTCGTCGACGGACCCGGTCAGCACCCGGGTCACGAGCGAGCGCTGCGGGTGGGTCTGGGCCTCCTCGGGGGTGATCCGCCCCTCGTCGACGAGGGTCTGCACGAAGGAGTGGTCCTTGGTGATCTGGGTGACGACCCCGTCGCGCACCATGAAGGCTCGTGAGTCGCCGATGTGGGCCAGGACGATCTTGTCGCCCGAGCGCAGCATCGCGATGAGGGTGGTGCCCATGCCGTCCAGGCGCGGCTCGGAGCGCACCTCGTTGCCGATGTCGGCGTTCGCGGACAGGATGCGGGCCAGCAGGGCCTCACTGAGGTCGCGCCCGCTGAGGGCCTCGTCGTCGAGGGAGACCAGCCCGGCGATCACCGTCGAGCTCGCGACGTCACCGCCCGCGTGGCCGCCCATGCCGTCGGCGAGGGCGAGCAGGTGCGGCCCGGCGTAGGCGGAGTCCTCGTTGTTGGACCGGACCATGCCGACGTCCGAGCGGGCGGCGTAGTGGAAGGCGAACGGCATCCGTCACCTCTGCAGTTCGACGACGGTCTGGCCGATCCGCAGTACGCTGCCGACGGCGACCTCGCGCGGCTCGGTCAGGCGGTTCGCACCGAGGAACGTGCCGTTGGTGGAGCGCAGGTCCTCGACCATCCACGTGCCGTCGTCGGCCTGGAAGATGCGGGCATGGCGGCCCGAGACGTAGTCGTCGTCGAGCACGAGGGCGCACTCGGGGCTGCGACCGATGAGGGTGCCGGCCGGGCGCAGCGGCAGGGTCGTGCCGGCGAGCTGCCCGGCCGTCACCGTGAGCCTGGTCGGGCCCTTGCCGCCGCCACGACGGCCGAACCGACCGCCTCGAGCGGGGGCCTGAGCCGGGGCCGTGGCCACCGCGCCCCCGGCCGCGGGGCCGGCAGCCACTGCGACGGGTGCGGGCTTGGCCGGCTTGGCGGCCTTCGCGGCCCTGGCCTTGCCGGCGGAGCGCCGGCCGACGCGGGTGCCGTACAGGTCACCGCGCAGGACGCCGACGATGGCGAACACGAAGAACCACAGCAGCACGAGGAGCCCGAGCCGCATGAGGGTGATGGTCAGCTCGCTCAGCACGCCGACGTCACCTCCGCCCGCCACGGAACGTGATCGAGGTGCGGCCCACGGTGATGCGGTCGCCGTCCTCGAGGTGCTCGCTCGTGATGCGCTCGCCGTTGACGAAGGTGCCGTTCGTCGAGCCGAGGTCGCGGATCGTGGTCACGAAGCGGGGGCCGTCGGTCGTGACGCGAAGCTCGCTGTGCCGGCGGGAGATGCCCGGGTCGTCGAGGATGATGTCGGCGATGTCGTCGCGGCCGAGGATCGTGATGGCCCCCATGAGCGGGTAGCGCTCGCCGTCGACGTCGAGCCAGGGGCGGTCGGCCGGGTTGACCCGCCGCGGGGCCGCGGCGACCGGCGGTGCCGGATGCCGGGTGGCCGCGGCTGGCGCTGCCCGCTCGGGTTCGGGGTCGCGGGCGACGGGGGCCCGGGGGGCGCGAGCGGCCGGCGGTGCGGGTGCCGGTGGGGCGGGTGCAGGCCGAGCGGCCGGGGGCGGGAGCGCGGCGCGAGGCGCGACGTGCGCAGGGGGTGGGCCAGCGGCATCCGGCGTGCTGGGCCGGTGCACCGCACGCTCGGAGCCGGTGGTGCCGGTCGCCCGGGGGCGCGACGCCTTGGACGGGCGGATGCGGAAGACCCCGGTCTCGAGGTCGTCGTGCTCCTCGAAGATGATGTCGAAGGGGCCGGCGGGCTGGTAGCGCTGACCGTCGCAGTGCTCCTCGGCGGCGGCGACGAGGTCCATCTCGACGTCGGCCAGGTCGGGGTGCAGCCGGTCGTAGTCGCCGGGGGAGAGCTCGACCGTGAAGACGTTCGGCACGATGGCCCGGCCGGAGCTGCTGACGGCGCGGTCGTCCATGGCGCGGCGGATCGTGCTGGCGATCTCGACAGGGTGCACGGCCGAGCGCAGGTGCTTGGCGAACGTGCCCTGGACGGCGCGCTCGATGCCGGCCTCGAGTCGGTCGAACAGACCCATGGAGCACCTCCTGCGCGGTGTGGGGGGACGGTCGATTTGTCAGCCTATCCGTCACGGCTGGGAGTTCTCCGACAGTGCGGCCCCGTACCGTGGACGGATGAACGACGGCGTGCAGGTGATCGTGCCCCGCGAGGTGCCCCTCGGGGGGCTGCGGTCGATGACGGTGCGGCGCACGCTGCCCGCCAGGGAGCGCTCGTTCGTCGGCGCCTGGTGCTTCGTCGACCACTACGGGCCCGATGACGTCGAGGTCACCGGGGGCATGGACGTCGCGCCACACCCGCACTGTGGTCTGGCGACGGTGTCGTGGCTGTTCACCGGCGAGGTCGAGCACCGCGACTCCCTCGGGACGGTCGCGACCGTCCGCCCGGGGGAGGTCAACCTCATGACGGCCGGGCGCGGCATCTCGCACTCGGAGGTGTCGACGGCGGCGACGTCGGTGCTGCACGGGGTGCAGCTGTGGCTGGTGCTGCCGGCGGAGTCGGCGGGGTGCGAGCCACGCTTCGAGCACCACGTGCCCGATGTGGTGGCGGTGGCGCCCGGGGTCGTGGTGTCGGTGTTCGTGGGGTCGCTGTTCGGGTCGTCGTCGCCGGTTGCGGTGGCGACGCCGCTGGTCGGGGCGGAGGTCGTGCTGGAGCCCGGTGCCGTCGTGGACGTGCCGGTGCCTGTTGGGTTCGAGCTGGGGGTGCTCGTCGACCGTGGCTCGGTGGTGTTCGCCGGGCAGGGCCTGGCGCGTGGCGAGCTCGGGGTGGTCGAGGCCGTGGGTGCGGATGCCGGTGGCGCGCCACGGCATCCGGGTTCCGTTGCGCTTCAGGCCGGTTCGGACGGCGCGCGGGTGCTCGTGCTGGGGGGTGAGCCGTTCGCCGAGGAGGTCGTCATGTGGTGGAACTTCATCGGGCGCTCGCACGAGGAGGTCGTGACGGCCCGCGAGGAGTGGGAGGCGTCTGGGGTGTCGGGGGCATCGATGGGCCGCTTCGGGTCGGTGCAGGGGTATGTCGGTGAGGTGTCGCGGATCCCGGCGCCGGGGCTGCCCGGGGTGCGGCTGAGAGCTCGGGGCAACCGCCGCCGGCCGTGATCGGTGGGGCCGCTTTGGAGCATCGGCCCTTCATCGGGCACACTGTGTCTGCTCGCATGAGCACCACGCGCAAGTGGCGGAACGGCAGACGCGCTGGCTTCAGGTGCCAGTGTCCGAAAGGGCGTGGGGGTTCAAATCCCCCCTTGCGCACCACTGGGATGTTTCCGAATCTCGGAGGCATCTCTTCCCGAAAGTCCCCGGTCAGAGGTTTCTGGCCGGGGACTTCGTCGTTCGTGGCCGTGGTGCGGGTGAAATGGACGCTGTCGGCTGCCGAGCCGCGGCCAACCTGGACAAGTCGGTGCCGGTGGCGTCAGTCGAGGCTCCCCTGGGCGCGGTCGAGGGCCGCGGGACCGGCCTTGGGCGATAGTGCAGCAGCTTGTTGCACAAACGGGTCGTAGAACCGGGCTGGTCGAGCTACTGACGAGTGACGGGGCTTCGAGATCTGCGGTCGGTTCGGTAGTAGTGGTCCAGCGGCCGGGTATCCGGCTCCTCGTTCAGTGCGAGCCGCTAAGGGTCGTCGAGTCCGCGGGTGGTGTGCCACCGGTACAGCCGGCGGATGTTCATGCCGAGTAGGGCAAAGGCGGTCAAGAGACCGGTGGCAGCGCGTCCGCGGCAGCGGATGTAGCCGCGGTTGAGGTTGACGTCCTGGTAGCGGGCGAGGCCGTTGAGGCCTTCGATTCGACTTCGCCGGTTCCAAACCTTGGCCCAGGCGGTGCTCTGCCACGGCAGTGCTTGGCGGTCGCGCTCATGAGTGGTGGCGGGAACAGTTACTGTGGCGCCACACCCACAGGGCGTTCCCTTTGGCACGCCGTCAGGGCTCGACGGGCTGGGTCGCCGCGCATGCTTTTGGGGATGTTGCGGCAGCGGACGCGTCCCGCGAGGGCCGGCCCTTTGAACCGTTGGGCGCCGGTCACCGGATCGGGTGCGTTGTGGGCGACGAATTCGTACTTGTGGCGGCGGTCGAACTCGTCGCGAAGTCGATCCTTGACGGTGGCGGAGTCGCCGGGCCGCGGTGGTCGGAGTTCGCGAAGGTCAGTGGGGATCGCGGCGCTGTAGAGGCAGCCGTCGAGCCAGATCGTCCCGGGGACGGGGCCGGGGCGGACACCGCGTTGGGTCTCGTGGAGGTTCTTGGTGTTGCTGATGCCCAGGCTGCGCAGCGGTCGGGCCCAGCGTTCGGGCTTGGCGGTGGTGTAAGCGCGGTCGGCGAGGACCTCTGTGAGGTTGCCGAGGCGACGGATGATGGCCATGGCCGCGGCGTTGCGGTCCCGGACGCCGGGGCGTACCGCCAGGCCGGTGGCTAGCAGGGGCAGCTCTTGGTCCGCGCCCGACGGCAGCATGGTTGCGATGTGCGCCTCGTTGCCGACGTAGAACTCGGTGCGGCGCCGATCGGTCGGAGTCCGCTTGCCCAACGAGGCCTCGGTGTCGATGCAGTCCCACTTTTGGTCTGCTGGGGTCGCGGGTCCGGGCTGCCTTCTCCGGTAGTGCGACTCGATGTCGGTGCCGTCGATGGCGATAGCGGTCGGCAGTTTCGCCCTGTAGCCGTCCGGCAGGCTCGCCAGCAGAATGTCGGTGAGGATCTCGTCAAGGTCTGCGTCTATGTGGCTGCAGCTGGGCCGCACTCGATGACCTCGCCGGTCGCGGGGTCGGCTTCTGGATGGTCGTGTGGGAGGTGCACGCCGACGGAGGAGCGGCTGATAAGGGCTGACACGCCGCTGCGGATGCGCTTGTCGGTGACTGCCACCCCAGCGGGGATGCCGATGGTGAGTCGCTCGCTCGGCGACAAGTCGGCGGCGGTGCGGACGATCTGGGAGACGATCATCGAGGCGCCGGTGCGGATCGCGTGCAATGCGAGCAGGATCGCGATCGAGCGGAGCGGGATCATGCGGGGACGGCCGAGTCGTGGTGTGGCGTGATCGAGCAGGGTGCGCATCGTGGTGTTGTCGGCGCAGCCGACGGCACGGGCGATTTGCTGTGCCCGGGTCAGCTCATTGGCGATCAGCACCCGGCTCGGCGCCGGGCCCGACCGCGTGCGGTTCTTGGTTCGCCGGCTCATCGCCTCGTCATCTGGGCGAACACGTCAGCCTCGGGGATGTCAGGCAGGTAGGGCATCAGGTGCCCGATGGTCTTCGTGGTGCTGAGGCCGGCGACCTTGGAGAGTTCGTTGAGGGGCACGTGGTTGCGCATGTGGTGCAGGAGCCAGGTGGCTCGTAAACGGTGCAGCTTGATCACGGGTGTGCCCGGTGGAAACTCGTCCTTGCCGAGAAGGTTGCTCAGCCGGGAGCGGTCCCATGCGGGCGCGACGTAGCCGAGCAACGTCGAGCCGGGATCCTCAGATTGGATCGTTCTGAGAGTGTCGTCGTAGGGCGGGAGGATCGGCACGACGCGAGCCCGGTCACCGAGAACGTTGAGGCAGAGCAGGCCGTGCTTGTCGAGAAGGTCGTCGGTGGTGACCGTCCACGACTCCTTGGGGAAGAGTCCGGCGCCGAGGCCCAACGCGAGGAGGGATTGCAGATGCCGTCGCTGCACCCGGGTCCGTTGTGATGCGGCGACCTCGAGCAGTCTGGCGACTTCCTGGTCGGTGTAAGGAACGACGGCGTAGTTCAAGCCTCAATGGCTTGACGGCGGGCGGCCATGGCGCCCTGGTCGTGAGTTCACGTCCGTACTGGCGCAGGTAGGAGCGTCGGGTCGCCCGGGATGACTGAGCGAGGTGATGGCACCCCCCGGCGATGTAGCCCTCGACTGTATCGGGGTCGAAGATCAGCTCCACATCAAGAGGGAGTCCCTGCGTCCGCGACCAGTGGATGACTGCGAGATGGTGCGCATCGACTCGATCGCTCGTTTGGGATTGGCGGGGTTCAGCTGCAACGCGAGGACGACGGTGAACTCGGCGATCGGCTCCCACTGATCCGCTCGCAGCAGGTGGGGCACGTAGCGCCGAACGGCCCGCTCGGCGGCGGACGGGGACACGTTGGTCGTATCGTGCTTGACTCGGGTGGTTCTGGAATCGGAAGATGGCCTGACGAAGCCCTCCACATGGGATGCGTTGTTTGGAGCAGCGGTGTTGCCCGCTGTGAAGGCGAATCGGTCGGGATGGCAGTCCCGGCCTTTGGCATGTTCGGCGTCTTCCGCCGACAGGGGTCAGGTCAAATGGCCTCCTCTCGCTCGGCGAGAGCGGCAGCCAGGAGGTCGGAGGCGATAGCGCTCACGGGGCGACCGTTCGCCGCGGCCAAGGCGAATACCTGGGCGGCGACCACGGCCGGCGTACGCACTTCAACGCGCACCAGCGCGTTCGGCGGCAGCCGACGAGGTGTTGAGGGTGGCCGGCCCGAGCGAGCAGGGGGAATCTGCACCCTGCTGTCGTCTTCCGTGCCCATCTGCCTCACCTCGTCCGAATCGATCACATCTGCCAAGTCGCTTCGGGGCGTTGGTAAGACGCTGATCTCATCGGGGTTCGGCTGGGAGGCCGACTGATAGGGCAAGGCTACCCCGTAGCAGTCGGGCCTTCTGGAACTCGCTGCACGTCGGCGCGCCACGCGCCATCAGCCCAATTGGGCAGCAACCTGCTGCCCAGTTGGGACCGGTCGCCGACGCGCCACAGACGCCAGAGCCGACACGTCCGTCGGTATCAAGTGCCACTCTGAGGCTGTGCACCAACGGGATCCTCGAAGCGTTGCTCGTCGTGGCGTCGCGATGCGGTGTTGCGCACAAGTGGCTGCCCCCACGCGAAGCGTGTGGCTGCTTCTCAACGTAGAGACCAAGGACTGGTAGGTCAGCACGGCACGCCACATGATGAAGTGCCCGGTTCCAAAGCAGCGCCAGCCAGTTCTGGGTGGGTCAACACGGAAACGTGGCACCTCCTTGACCGGAGTCAGGAGCGCTAGCCTGGCGTTGACCTCGCAGGCGTTGCCATTTCAGGCGTCAACCCTGCTGGCGGTGCCCCGGCCTCCGAGTGGTCGTGAGAGTCTGTCGTTCACTCAGGATCGAATGGAGACAGCTGTGAGAAGCTCGGCGTGACGCGGCGCAGCAAAGCGAAGCGGTGGCTTGGAAGGCCGGATGACCCCTCGCCCCTATCGCCGACAGACAGTGCAGCCCGCCGCATTACAGTGCCGCTCGTCCCCCCGGTCGCGGACCTAGACGAGCCGGATGAGACCACTGAAGTAGGTCAACACTGGGTCACACAATCGGCGAAATGGAGCGTTCGACGGAGCCCCGAGTTTGGTCCGCTGGTGGTTCCGACAGGCAACTCTGATGGGCCGGTGCATCGTTGGTTCCACTTAAAAGAAGCCTTCAGTCGAGATTTGCTTCCCCAGCTGCTCCAGCTCTTGCCCGAGGCAAAGTCGCCTGACGGTGGATTAACCATTGTCGACCCGTTCTCGGGTGTCGGGACCACGATGCTTTCGTCGGTGGAGTTGCTCCGCGACGGCCACCTGAGCTCGTTGCGGGGTTACGGGCTTGAGGTCAATCCCTTCTTGCAGTTCGTCAGCTCAGTCAAAGTGAGGTCAGCGCTCTCGGACACCGAGGCCGACGTCAACACGTTGCTGTCGCTGGTCAAGGTGGCGGGCGGATTGGCGGTTTCAACCTCGGATTTTCCTAGCCTGTCGACTTTCCGAAATGAGCGGTACTTTCCCCCAACGCATCTTGAACAGCTGGTCAAGCTTCGTCGCGCCATCGACGTCATGGGTCTAGACGAAACGAACCGTGACTGGGCGAGGTTGGCACTCGCGATGACCGTCGAGCCCGCCAGCCGTCTTCGCCGCGACGGCCGAGCATTGCGATATGAAGCTCGCGAGCCGCTCGCGCCTATGCAAGTCTTCGAGCGTGCGGTCGGGCGCATCTCGCATGACGTTTCAACTTTCGGTGCGGTCACCGGAGGCGATGTCGAAATCGTTCAAGGCTCGGCGGCGACCCCGGAGTGGCAGCTCGTCGGTCCAAGCTCTGCTGACCTCGTCGTGTTCAGCCCGCCGTACCCGAACAACATCGACTACACAGAGGTCTACAAGACCGAGCTGTGGGCGTTGTCCTTCGTGACCGATGCCGACGAATTCAGAGAACAAAGGCAAGCGACGCTGCGGAGCCATCCAAGTGTCAAGTTCCGGCGTGAGGTGGCGTACTTGGAGGGTGACCGAGCGGCGGAAGTCGCAAGCGTTCTCGGTCCGGTAGTCAAGGCCATCCCAGCAACGTCTCGCTACGCAAAGCCGCTGGAGCGGATGATATGCGGCTACGCCGACGACATGCTTACGACTTTCGACGCCGCCTTCAAGAGTCTCCGGAAGGGGGGCTATTGCGTGTACGTCGTGGGCAACAGCGTGCACGGCACCGCTGAGGACCCGGTCATGATCGCATCTGACGTCATGCTGGGTCGGCTAGCGGAGTTGGCTGGGTTTGAGGTCGAAGTCGTGCTAGTTGCCCGTGATCTGCCGCGAAGGAGGACGGCCAGCAGGTTCGTTCGTGAGAGTGTCGTTGTGCTGCGCAAGCCGTTCTAGGCGCATGACGGCGCGAGAAAGCAACGGAACGGCTGGCCCATATCGGCGCGTCCGAGAATGTTGGTCGGGTACTCCGGGTCTCTCAATGCGTAGTAAAGCCCGTCTTCGGCTGTGATGCTCGCCTGTGTGGCTGACAGGTTCCGACGCCGCGCGTCGAAGACGAACAGGTAACCCATCACAGGAACGTCAGAGCTGGTCGAATCCCGTAGGTCCAGGTACTCGGCGAGCTGTTTCAGGCCGGAGACGGCGCGCGCTTGGGTGTAGGACGTGCTGAACGCTGAAGCGTTCAGCGGACCTGAGTCGCCCAGCCACTTGATCTCGATAAGTGCAGAACGCTTGACACCCCACCATGTGACCTCGATGTCGACCGGCCTTGATTCACTTTGGTTGAGTTCCGGGCGGACAGTGGCGTCGCCGCCCAGCGCGTAGTTGAGCGCCTGGAGCAACGACCGGCGCATCAGCTTCTCGGGCTTTTCGACGAGCCCCAACCGCGATCCATCGCGCCACATGGTCTGAAGATGTCCACACTGCTCAGGCACTCGGTTCTGGCGGACATAGTGGGCGAGTGCCTCCTCCAGAGTCGCGAAGGTCGGCGTGGCCATCCCACAAGCCCAAGGACTGTCGTTCACTGGCCAAGGTGTGCCGTCAACCACGATCTCTTCCACTTGACCGTGTACGTAGCGATAGGTGAGGTATGGGCCGTCGCACACCACGTCCAATGCGTCGTCGTCCCATGCCTTATGCGTGGTCGTCCCCACGATGACGACAGTGAGCTTGCTCATTGCCTTCCCGCCGAACTCGTCGAGTCGATGAAGGACCGAGCCGCCGTCAGCGTCGATCATGAGCTCGGGATCTATGGGCGCGAGCACGCGCAGCCCGTCAGTAAACATCTCGAACGGGACGTGCTTCAGCAACTCGCGCGTGGAGGCTAATAGGCGAATCAGCGCGTCAACGCCCGCTACGCCGAAACGTTGATGAACCGCCACCTCGTACTGGTTCTCATGCAACCTGGCGAAGGCTGCCACGAGCTCATCAGCGCCCTCCTCCGTCACTGTTCGTCCGCCTCGTCAAGCGCCCGAGACACGCCGTCCTGAGCCCTCTGCTGGAGGTATCTGACGTACAGAGAGGCAGGAACGATCAGTTCCTCGTGCTCGGAGCCTAGAACCTGCACGAGTGCGGAGAACTCGCGATACAGAGGCTCGCTGGATACTTGAGTGAGAAGCAGGCGTGGATTGTCCAACCGGAGTGCCTGTGCAAGTTGAGGCTCGTAGGCGAGCGAGTTCACGACGGCCGGAGGAGAAGTGAAAAGCGCCGTCTTGCCGGCGGCGCGAAGGAAGTCGACACGTGGCGCGAATGCTTCCAGTCCCGACAGGAACGCGAGGTCGCCCCTCCCTTGTGCAGTCAACCTGTAGCAGTTGGTGCCTTCATCAGCGTCCTCGGATCGGGTGCGGAGCAAGCGAGCCGACGCCACGAGATCTGAAAGGGCGGCCTCGATGGCGGGGCTGAACGGAAGCGTCGGAGGCACAGCACTGAACGCGTAGCCCCACTCGGAGGCAGGCTCGCCTTTGTAGACGGACATAAGGCACCCCAGGTACGCAAACGTCTGAAGTTCGAGCCGGCTAGGCGAGCCCTGGGGTTCCAGAACAG encodes the following:
- a CDS encoding FHA domain-containing protein FhaB/FipA — translated: MLSELTITLMRLGLLVLLWFFVFAIVGVLRGDLYGTRVGRRSAGKARAAKAAKPAKPAPVAVAAGPAAGGAVATAPAQAPARGGRFGRRGGGKGPTRLTVTAGQLAGTTLPLRPAGTLIGRSPECALVLDDDYVSGRHARIFQADDGTWMVEDLRSTNGTFLGANRLTEPREVAVGSVLRIGQTVVELQR
- a CDS encoding pirin family protein — protein: MNDGVQVIVPREVPLGGLRSMTVRRTLPARERSFVGAWCFVDHYGPDDVEVTGGMDVAPHPHCGLATVSWLFTGEVEHRDSLGTVATVRPGEVNLMTAGRGISHSEVSTAATSVLHGVQLWLVLPAESAGCEPRFEHHVPDVVAVAPGVVVSVFVGSLFGSSSPVAVATPLVGAEVVLEPGAVVDVPVPVGFELGVLVDRGSVVFAGQGLARGELGVVEAVGADAGGAPRHPGSVALQAGSDGARVLVLGGEPFAEEVVMWWNFIGRSHEEVVTAREEWEASGVSGASMGRFGSVQGYVGEVSRIPAPGLPGVRLRARGNRRRP
- a CDS encoding FhaA domain-containing protein yields the protein MGLFDRLEAGIERAVQGTFAKHLRSAVHPVEIASTIRRAMDDRAVSSSGRAIVPNVFTVELSPGDYDRLHPDLADVEMDLVAAAEEHCDGQRYQPAGPFDIIFEEHDDLETGVFRIRPSKASRPRATGTTGSERAVHRPSTPDAAGPPPAHVAPRAALPPPAARPAPAPPAPAPPAARAPRAPVARDPEPERAAPAAATRHPAPPVAAAPRRVNPADRPWLDVDGERYPLMGAITILGRDDIADIILDDPGISRRHSELRVTTDGPRFVTTIRDLGSTNGTFVNGERITSEHLEDGDRITVGRTSITFRGGRR
- a CDS encoding PP2C family protein-serine/threonine phosphatase; amino-acid sequence: MPFAFHYAARSDVGMVRSNNEDSAYAGPHLLALADGMGGHAGGDVASSTVIAGLVSLDDEALSGRDLSEALLARILSANADIGNEVRSEPRLDGMGTTLIAMLRSGDKIVLAHIGDSRAFMVRDGVVTQITKDHSFVQTLVDEGRITPEEAQTHPQRSLVTRVLTGSVDDEPDLVVRQGRIGDRYLLASDGLTDYVARDTIHEVLTAPGSPADCADRLVALALRAGAPDNVTVIVSDIVDGTTDSAPPTQPQVVGAAAVREKGTRPMPTTPAAKAAALTQEATRAASGSGAEADAGGDGVTLAEEGPRSRGGTVLRLLALVVVSAVVLAGGSYAAYAWSQQQYHLSGSDGVVTVYQGVNQTLGPISLSRPLYTTTIAVDDLPPSYQSSLEQGIDVDDRAAADARVEELRLQATACRWARLNGEECRTVPSTWTPPSPTPSPTPSGTPSGATPTPTPSPTTTSPGPSPTGSPVTA